From a single Calonectris borealis chromosome 19, bCalBor7.hap1.2, whole genome shotgun sequence genomic region:
- the SERPINF1 gene encoding pigment epithelium-derived factor — MQIPVVLLFLGLLTVPSRSQNSATEQNSATADGANAGEVEEEDPFYKSPVNKLAAAVSNFGYDLYRQQSSRTATANVLLSPFSLATALSGLSLGAGERTEDVISRALFYDLLNEAEVHNTYKDLLTSVTGPEKSMKSASRIILEKRLRVKPGFHSQLEKSYKMRLRALSGNTQLDLQEINNWVRQQTKGRIMRFMKDMPTDVSILLAGAAYFKGTWKTKFDTKKTVLKDFHLDEDRTVKVSMMSDPKAILRYGFDSELNCKIAQLPLTEGISAMFFLPTKVTQNMTLIEESLTSEFVHDVDKELKTVHAVLSLPKLKLNYEEALGSTLKQTRLQSLFTSPDFTKISAKPIKLSHVQHKAILELSEDGERSTPNPGVNAARLTFPIEYHVDRPFLLVLRDDTTGTLLFIGKILDPRSV; from the exons ATGCAGATTCCAGTGGTTCTCCTTTTCCTGGGTCTCTTAACTGTCCCAAGCAGATCCCAGAACTCAGCTACTGAGCAG AACTCTGCCACCGCTGATGGAGCTAACGCCGGCGAGGTCGAAGAGGAAGATCCATTCTATAAGAGCCCTGTAAACAAGCTGGCAGCTGCAGTCTCCAACTTTGGCTATGACCTGTACCGTCAGCAATCTAGCCGGACAGCCACTGCCAATGTGCTACTGTCTCCATTCAGCCTGGCTACTGCACTTTCTGGTCTCTCGCTTG GGGCTGGAGAACGAACAGAAGATGTGATTTCTCGCGCTCTCTTCTATGATCTGCTTAATGAAGCTGAGGTCCACAACACTTACAAGGACCTACTGACGAGCGTGACTGGACCAGAGAAGAGCATGAAGAGTGCTTCCCGTATCATCTTGGAGAAAA GACTGAGGGTGAAGCCTGGTTTTCACAGCCAACTAGAGAAGTCCTACAAGATGCGTCTGAGGGCACTAAGTGGCAATACCCAGTTAGACCTCCAAGAAATCAACAACTGGGTACGACAGCAGACAAAGGGAAGGATTATGCGGTTTATGAAGGACATGCCCACAGATGTCAGCATTCTCCTTGCTGGGGCTGCTTACTTCAAGG ggacatggaaAACCAAGTTTGATACCAAGAAGACTGTCCTGAAGGACTTCCATCTGGATGAGGACCGAACTGTGAAGGTGTCCATGATGTCAGACCCCAAAGCCATACTGCGATACGGTTTTGACTCAGAACTCAACTGCAAG ATTGCCCAGCTGCCATTGACAGAGGGAATCAGTGCCATGTTCTTCCTGCCTACGAAGGTGACCCAGAATATGACTCTGATTGAGGAAAGCCTTACTTCTGAGTTTGTCCACGATGTAGACAAGGAGCTGAAGACAGTCCACGCTGTGCTAAGCTTGCCCAAACTAAAGCTGAACTATGAAGAGGCACTTGGCAGCACACTAAAGCAGACAA ggCTCCAATCACTTTTCACATCACCTGATTTTACCAAGATTTCTGCCAAACCTATTAAGCTATCTCATGTGCAACACAAGGCAATTCTGGAGCTTAGTGAAGATGGGGAAAGATCCACACCAAATCCTGGGGTGAATGCTGCTCGTCTGACCTTCCCTATAGAATATCACGTGGACAGGCCTTTCCTTCTTGTACTGCGAGATGATACCACTGGAACCCTCCTCTTCATTGGCAAGATCCTGGATCCCAGGAGTGTTTAG
- the SERPINF2 gene encoding alpha-2-antiplasmin isoform X2, with translation MDMNNLRNMVFLWGLLLPCLSALHSHLRFSSAHAIEQKRLFLDKDGELKDMKTAGVVQSALLEDIPTMSNAELAGFIYDNFQEIDGPTLPFATTPPGTRNDWNPENEAVAGAVGCREQQPSGEIASSEEEGEAEDKSCEMTWKKSQRLADGLMRFSIDLLKEVQLESNRTNVILSPLSIALALSHLALGAANQTEKHLLEAMHLESVPCLHHMLGTHRRRLTESILSLASRLYLQKGFEVKEKFLEDSEKFYGAKPMTLSGISEDDLVAINKWVKETTNGQIPTFLQQLPENTVMLLLNAIHFHGFWRNKFDASFTGPDVFHLDNEFVVPVEMMKAQKYSLSWFTLESQDIQVAKFPFKSNMSFVVIVPNQYTWNTSHVLENFPYDQLCRLFPKEVPTTVKIPKIKLDYQLELNKVLSQMGLQELFTSPNLQKITDEPLFVSSIQHQSTLELKEDGVEASAATSVAISRSVSAFSLDRPFIFIIFEDETGIPLFIGSVQNPNPNAAPQIKEPRDSREATDVNEYPMPK, from the exons ATGGACATGAACAACCTCAG AAATATGGTGTTCCTCTGGGGTCTGCTGCTGCCTTGCTTATCTGCTCTGCACAGTCACCTACGG ttTTCTTCGGCACATGCCATTGAGCAAAAGCGTCTCTTCTTAGACAAAGATGGGGAGCTGAAG GACATGAAAACCGCTGGAGTCGTACAGTCTGCTCTGCTGGAAGACATCCCAACCATGTCAAATGCAGAGCTGGCAGGCTTTATCTATGACAACTTCCAGGAGATTGATGGACCCACGTTACCTTTCGCCACCACCCCACCAGGCACGAGGAATGACTGGAACCCAGAAAATGAAGCCGTAGCTGGGGCTGTGGGCTGTCGTGAACAGCAACCATCTGGGGAAATTGCCTCttctgaagaggaaggagaggctgaAGATAAAAGCTGTGAGATGACTTGGAAGAAGAGCCAGAGGCTAGCAGATGGCTTGATGAGATTCAGCATCGATCTCCTGAAAGAGGTCCAGCTGGAGTCCAACAGAACCAATGTGATCCTGTCACCCCTCAGCATCGCCCTCGCCTTGTCTCACCTGGCACTGG GAGCGGCAAATCAGACAGAGAAGCATTTGCTGGAGGCGATGCATCTGGAGTCAGTGCCCTGTCTCCACCACATGTTGGGCACCCATCGCAGAAGGCTCACAGAATCCATCCTCAGCCTTGCGTCACGTCTGTACCTGCAGAAAG GATTTGAGGTGAAAGAGAAGTTTCTGGAGGATTCAGAGAAATTCTATGGAGCAAAGCCCATGACCCTTTCTGGGATCAGCGAGGATGACCTCGTAGCCATAAACAAGTGGGTAAAGGAAACAACTAATGGGCAAATACCCACCTTCCTACAGCAGCTCCCTGAAAACACAGTGATGCTCTTGCTCAATGCAATCCATTTCCATG GGTTTTGGAGGAATAAGTTTGATGCTAGCTTCACTGGGCCAGATGTATTCCACCTTGACAATGAGTTCGTGGTCCCAGTTGAGATGATGAAAGCCCAGAAGTACTCCCTGAGCTGGTTTACACTGGAGTCCCAGGACATTCAG GTGGCCAAGTTTCCCTTTAAGAGTAACATGAGTTTTGTGGTCATTGTACCAAACCAGTACACTTGGAATACCTCTCATGTGCTGGAGAACTTCCCTTATGATCAGCTCTGCAGGCTTTTCCCGAAAGAGGTACCCACCACAGTGAAGATTCCCAAAATAAAATTGGACTACCAGCTGGAACTCAACAAGGTTCTCAGTCAAATGG GCCTCCAGGAGCTGTTCACAAGCCCAAATCTCCAGAAGATCACAGATGAGCCTCTCTTCGTATCCAGTATACAGCATCAGTCTACCCTGGAGCTTAAAGAAGATGGGGTGGAAGCGTCTGCTGCTACCAGCGTCGCGATTTCACGCTCGGTCTCTGCCTTCAGCCTTGACCGGCCCTTTATCTTCATTATCTTTGAAGATGAAACAGGCATCCCGCTTTTTATAGGCAGTGTCCAGAACCCTAATCCCAATGCTGCTCCCCAGATAAAAGAGCCACGGGACTCACGTGAAGCAACAGATGTCAATGAGTACCCCATGCCCAAATAA
- the SERPINF2 gene encoding alpha-2-antiplasmin isoform X1, with protein MVFLWGLLLPCLSALHSHLRFSSAHAIEQKRLFLDKDGELKDMKTAGVVQSALLEDIPTMSNAELAGFIYDNFQEIDGPTLPFATTPPGTRNDWNPENEAVAGAVGCREQQPSGEIASSEEEGEAEDKSCEMTWKKSQRLADGLMRFSIDLLKEVQLESNRTNVILSPLSIALALSHLALGAANQTEKHLLEAMHLESVPCLHHMLGTHRRRLTESILSLASRLYLQKGFEVKEKFLEDSEKFYGAKPMTLSGISEDDLVAINKWVKETTNGQIPTFLQQLPENTVMLLLNAIHFHGFWRNKFDASFTGPDVFHLDNEFVVPVEMMKAQKYSLSWFTLESQDIQVAKFPFKSNMSFVVIVPNQYTWNTSHVLENFPYDQLCRLFPKEVPTTVKIPKIKLDYQLELNKVLSQMGLQELFTSPNLQKITDEPLFVSSIQHQSTLELKEDGVEASAATSVAISRSVSAFSLDRPFIFIIFEDETGIPLFIGSVQNPNPNAAPQIKEPRDSREATDVNEYPMPK; from the exons ATGGTGTTCCTCTGGGGTCTGCTGCTGCCTTGCTTATCTGCTCTGCACAGTCACCTACGG ttTTCTTCGGCACATGCCATTGAGCAAAAGCGTCTCTTCTTAGACAAAGATGGGGAGCTGAAG GACATGAAAACCGCTGGAGTCGTACAGTCTGCTCTGCTGGAAGACATCCCAACCATGTCAAATGCAGAGCTGGCAGGCTTTATCTATGACAACTTCCAGGAGATTGATGGACCCACGTTACCTTTCGCCACCACCCCACCAGGCACGAGGAATGACTGGAACCCAGAAAATGAAGCCGTAGCTGGGGCTGTGGGCTGTCGTGAACAGCAACCATCTGGGGAAATTGCCTCttctgaagaggaaggagaggctgaAGATAAAAGCTGTGAGATGACTTGGAAGAAGAGCCAGAGGCTAGCAGATGGCTTGATGAGATTCAGCATCGATCTCCTGAAAGAGGTCCAGCTGGAGTCCAACAGAACCAATGTGATCCTGTCACCCCTCAGCATCGCCCTCGCCTTGTCTCACCTGGCACTGG GAGCGGCAAATCAGACAGAGAAGCATTTGCTGGAGGCGATGCATCTGGAGTCAGTGCCCTGTCTCCACCACATGTTGGGCACCCATCGCAGAAGGCTCACAGAATCCATCCTCAGCCTTGCGTCACGTCTGTACCTGCAGAAAG GATTTGAGGTGAAAGAGAAGTTTCTGGAGGATTCAGAGAAATTCTATGGAGCAAAGCCCATGACCCTTTCTGGGATCAGCGAGGATGACCTCGTAGCCATAAACAAGTGGGTAAAGGAAACAACTAATGGGCAAATACCCACCTTCCTACAGCAGCTCCCTGAAAACACAGTGATGCTCTTGCTCAATGCAATCCATTTCCATG GGTTTTGGAGGAATAAGTTTGATGCTAGCTTCACTGGGCCAGATGTATTCCACCTTGACAATGAGTTCGTGGTCCCAGTTGAGATGATGAAAGCCCAGAAGTACTCCCTGAGCTGGTTTACACTGGAGTCCCAGGACATTCAG GTGGCCAAGTTTCCCTTTAAGAGTAACATGAGTTTTGTGGTCATTGTACCAAACCAGTACACTTGGAATACCTCTCATGTGCTGGAGAACTTCCCTTATGATCAGCTCTGCAGGCTTTTCCCGAAAGAGGTACCCACCACAGTGAAGATTCCCAAAATAAAATTGGACTACCAGCTGGAACTCAACAAGGTTCTCAGTCAAATGG GCCTCCAGGAGCTGTTCACAAGCCCAAATCTCCAGAAGATCACAGATGAGCCTCTCTTCGTATCCAGTATACAGCATCAGTCTACCCTGGAGCTTAAAGAAGATGGGGTGGAAGCGTCTGCTGCTACCAGCGTCGCGATTTCACGCTCGGTCTCTGCCTTCAGCCTTGACCGGCCCTTTATCTTCATTATCTTTGAAGATGAAACAGGCATCCCGCTTTTTATAGGCAGTGTCCAGAACCCTAATCCCAATGCTGCTCCCCAGATAAAAGAGCCACGGGACTCACGTGAAGCAACAGATGTCAATGAGTACCCCATGCCCAAATAA